The following proteins are co-located in the Pleurocapsa minor HA4230-MV1 genome:
- a CDS encoding bifunctional nuclease family protein, whose product MIEMKVAGIVLNAASRSPMILLKDSSERRALPIFIGQDQAETIIKALEGHRPSRPLTHDLMANLLYDCNIDLERVIIHSLSDDIFYAVLCIDINGVKKEIDCRPSDAVAVAIRTDSPIWVLEEVIADASIPVDRDADNAEREAFKEFVSELSPDQLIKKGGYKEQR is encoded by the coding sequence ATGATTGAAATGAAAGTTGCAGGCATTGTCTTAAATGCTGCTAGTCGTAGTCCGATGATTCTACTCAAGGACAGTTCAGAGCGTAGAGCATTACCTATTTTTATTGGGCAAGACCAAGCTGAAACAATTATCAAAGCTTTGGAAGGACATCGTCCCTCTCGTCCTTTGACTCATGATTTAATGGCAAATCTTCTTTATGACTGTAATATCGACCTAGAGCGCGTTATTATTCACTCTTTGAGCGATGATATTTTTTATGCGGTGTTGTGTATCGATATTAATGGTGTCAAAAAAGAAATTGATTGTCGTCCCAGTGATGCGGTAGCAGTAGCCATCCGTACCGATAGCCCAATTTGGGTATTGGAAGAAGTAATTGCTGATGCTTCAATTCCTGTAGATCGCGATGCGGATAATGCTGAGAGGGAGGCATTTAAAGAATTTGTTTCAGAGCTGAGTCCAGATCAACTGATCAAAAAGGGTGGCTATAAAGAGCAGCGATAA
- the dacB gene encoding D-alanyl-D-alanine carboxypeptidase/D-alanyl-D-alanine-endopeptidase — protein MRYLTHYLSLAAACITLISPFSLSVASANTAISFDDSLDSIKLPPPSSENNSGICSSNITTAINNTIDRPELNQGKWAILVQSLGGTNIYSLNPDSYMVPASNMKLLVTAAALQAFNPDNQINSTSIGDWIKVTNLNSDNAYANTLLSYLGGSQSVQQALTSLGVDTNGYRLKDGSGLSHHNLATPRTLVATLRAMYHGRGHEVFLASLPVAGISGTLKNRLQQTTAQGTVRAKTGTLRGVKALSGYLDHPQYGTLVFSIITNQPIDQPSDPIVQGIDDIVLQLSKLTTCQ, from the coding sequence ATGCGCTATCTCACACACTATCTTTCATTGGCTGCTGCCTGCATTACTCTAATTAGTCCTTTTTCTCTTTCGGTCGCTAGTGCCAATACAGCAATTAGTTTTGACGATAGTTTAGATTCAATCAAACTTCCTCCGCCTTCTTCAGAAAACAATTCAGGTATTTGCTCTAGTAATATTACGACGGCAATTAATAATACTATTGATCGCCCAGAACTAAATCAAGGCAAATGGGCTATTTTGGTGCAATCTCTGGGGGGGACAAATATTTACAGCCTTAACCCAGATTCTTACATGGTTCCTGCTTCTAATATGAAGCTTTTAGTCACCGCCGCAGCCTTACAAGCATTTAATCCCGACAATCAAATTAATTCGACATCAATTGGCGATTGGATCAAAGTAACCAACCTCAACAGCGATAACGCTTATGCTAATACCTTATTGAGCTACTTGGGTGGTTCTCAATCGGTTCAGCAAGCCTTAACAAGTTTAGGTGTTGATACTAACGGCTATCGGCTGAAAGACGGCTCTGGTTTGTCTCACCATAATTTGGCAACTCCCCGAACTTTGGTTGCTACCCTCAGAGCCATGTATCATGGGCGAGGTCATGAGGTTTTCTTGGCTTCACTTCCTGTGGCGGGAATTAGTGGCACTCTGAAAAATCGCTTGCAACAGACCACTGCTCAAGGAACTGTACGAGCTAAAACAGGAACTCTTCGAGGAGTTAAGGCTCTATCTGGCTATCTAGATCATCCTCAATACGGAACTTTGGTCTTTAGTATTATTACTAACCAACCGATCGATCAACCCAGCGATCCTATAGTTCAAGGCATCGATGATATTGTTTTACAGTTAAGTAAACTAACCACTTGCCAGTAA
- a CDS encoding M3 family oligoendopeptidase, which translates to MSQTKINFAEIQVETPTIEQVTAEYRAINTALDQAQTRLDREQALQQWEDLRRRLDTWSAMTSLNFSQDTTNEEYKQAQEYSDELRPKLTALEVAMKRRLLNSQDRPQLESILGQQAFSLWSADVTTFEPAIEDDLVQESKLVNQYVQLLASAEIEFRGETLNLSGIRKYTQDSDRQTRYEAEKVRWQFFKQHQTQLDSIYDRLVKLRHQMAQKLGYDNYTGLGYKRMQRIDYTEADVASYRDEVVAKVVPLAQKIIDQKAQKLHLEWVMYWDEAVFDLQGNPKPQGDHDWMLQQAQKMFDNLHPELGSFFAMMVAGNFMDLKTRPGKAGGGFCTSFPTTGVPYIFANFNQTQGDVEVFTHEMGHAFQAWQSRNLPLIDYLWPTLESCEIHSMSLEFLTWSQMEQFFGDDADRFREIHLAQSILFLPYGCAVDHFQHLVYAHPEATPQERNQMWQQMEARYLPWRQYEDLEYPAQGGLWQEKQHIYCSPFYYIDYTLALCCAMQFWVKAESDFTGALTEYIALCQRGGQAPFQSLTSSANLVSPFQPGSLANVITKAQQFLNL; encoded by the coding sequence ATGAGTCAGACCAAAATTAACTTTGCCGAGATCCAAGTAGAAACCCCCACTATTGAGCAAGTTACAGCAGAGTATCGAGCAATTAACACCGCATTAGATCAAGCTCAAACCAGGTTAGATCGAGAACAAGCTCTACAGCAGTGGGAAGATTTGCGCCGTCGCTTAGATACTTGGAGTGCAATGACTTCCCTCAACTTCAGTCAAGATACAACTAATGAGGAATACAAACAAGCACAGGAATATAGTGACGAACTAAGGCCGAAATTAACCGCCCTGGAAGTTGCTATGAAACGCAGGCTGTTAAACAGTCAAGATCGGCCACAATTAGAATCTATCTTGGGTCAACAAGCTTTTAGTCTTTGGTCGGCAGACGTGACCACCTTTGAACCAGCTATAGAAGATGATCTAGTCCAAGAATCTAAGCTAGTTAATCAATACGTCCAATTATTAGCCAGTGCTGAAATCGAGTTTAGAGGAGAAACGCTTAATCTTTCAGGAATTCGTAAATATACTCAAGATAGCGATCGCCAAACCCGATATGAAGCGGAAAAAGTACGCTGGCAGTTCTTTAAGCAACATCAAACCCAACTAGACAGCATCTACGATCGACTAGTCAAACTACGTCACCAAATGGCTCAGAAATTGGGCTACGATAACTATACTGGTCTGGGATATAAACGTATGCAGCGGATTGACTACACAGAAGCCGACGTAGCCAGCTACCGTGATGAAGTTGTGGCAAAAGTTGTCCCTCTAGCACAAAAAATCATTGACCAAAAAGCGCAAAAACTTCATTTGGAATGGGTCATGTATTGGGATGAGGCTGTATTTGACCTCCAAGGAAACCCCAAACCCCAAGGAGATCATGACTGGATGCTCCAACAGGCGCAAAAGATGTTTGATAACCTGCACCCAGAATTAGGTAGTTTCTTTGCCATGATGGTTGCAGGGAATTTTATGGATCTTAAAACTCGTCCAGGCAAAGCTGGCGGTGGTTTTTGTACTAGCTTTCCCACCACAGGCGTACCCTATATCTTTGCCAACTTTAACCAGACACAAGGTGATGTCGAAGTATTTACTCACGAAATGGGTCATGCTTTTCAGGCTTGGCAAAGCCGTAATCTACCTTTAATTGACTATCTCTGGCCAACTTTAGAATCCTGTGAAATTCATTCGATGAGTTTGGAATTCCTTACCTGGTCACAAATGGAGCAGTTTTTTGGTGATGATGCCGATCGTTTTCGCGAAATTCATTTGGCACAATCAATTCTGTTTTTACCCTATGGTTGCGCAGTAGATCATTTTCAACATCTGGTTTATGCTCACCCTGAAGCTACACCACAGGAAAGAAACCAAATGTGGCAGCAAATGGAAGCTCGTTACCTCCCCTGGCGACAGTATGAAGACCTTGAATATCCTGCACAAGGCGGTTTGTGGCAAGAGAAACAACATATTTACTGCTCTCCCTTCTACTATATCGACTACACTTTGGCTTTGTGCTGTGCAATGCAGTTTTGGGTCAAGGCTGAATCTGATTTTACAGGCGCTTTAACCGAATACATTGCCTTATGTCAGCGTGGTGGCCAAGCACCTTTTCAAAGTTTAACTAGTTCAGCTAATCTAGTTTCTCCCTTTCAACCTGGCTCTTTAGCAAATGTAATTACCAAAGCTCAACAGTTTCTGAATTTGTAG
- a CDS encoding DNA-3-methyladenine glycosylase 2 family protein — MNRPSPISDRSQLVLDRSPSFIQSIEQLTKRDRDLAKIIDNYGYPAQWLREPGFATLIRIILEQQVSYASAQATFKRLNHAVDYLSPESFLTLDDLQLKSIGFSRQKTNYGRILAQAVVDRTLDLTSLETLADGEIRQKLTAIKGIGNWTVDIYLMMALQRQDVFPSRDLAVAIAVKEIKDLPNRPPVAELEIIAETWKPYRAIATKILWHYYLNRKSSKKLYK, encoded by the coding sequence ATGAATCGACCGTCACCAATAAGCGATCGCTCTCAATTAGTATTAGATAGATCCCCAAGCTTTATTCAAAGCATTGAGCAGTTAACTAAACGCGATCGCGATTTGGCTAAAATTATCGATAACTATGGATATCCCGCTCAGTGGTTAAGAGAACCAGGATTTGCCACTTTAATCAGGATTATTTTAGAGCAGCAGGTTTCTTATGCTTCGGCTCAAGCCACTTTTAAACGTCTTAACCATGCAGTAGATTATTTAAGTCCTGAAAGCTTTTTAACTTTAGATGATCTGCAACTCAAAAGCATTGGGTTTAGTCGGCAGAAAACTAACTATGGTCGTATCTTAGCTCAAGCAGTAGTCGATCGCACTTTGGATTTGACCAGTTTAGAAACATTAGCTGATGGAGAAATTAGACAAAAGTTAACGGCGATTAAAGGTATTGGTAACTGGACGGTAGATATTTACCTAATGATGGCTCTACAGCGCCAGGATGTATTCCCCAGTAGAGATTTAGCCGTGGCGATCGCCGTTAAAGAAATAAAAGATCTCCCTAATCGTCCGCCAGTAGCCGAATTAGAAATCATTGCAGAAACTTGGAAACCCTATCGAGCGATCGCTACTAAAATTCTCTGGCACTATTATTTAAATCGTAAATCTAGTAAAAAATTATATAAATAA
- a CDS encoding prolyl oligopeptidase family serine peptidase: MTLSRDLIYPSTNQVAQSDNYHGVEVKDPYRWLEDPDSDVTKAWVQAQNELTNSYLATIPTRDKLQQRLTQLWDYEKYSSPFKRGQSYFYFKNDGLQNQSVLYTLKSLDDEGEILLDPNSLSADGTVALSGLSISDDGQWMAYGLSTAGSDWVEYRVKNIATRQDTADHLQWIKFSGASWTKDNQGFFYSRYDQPNAETKLEDVNYYQKLYYHRLGTPQAEDILIYHRPDQKEWGFSGSVTEDGKYLIISVWLGTDSKNLVFYKNLEQPDSEVVELISEFVASYSVIDNDGDTFWLRTDLNAPRGRVIAIDLDNPDQANWQEIIPEAPETLEGIGLLNNQFVADYLKDARSQIKIYALDGTFVREVELPGIGSAGGFGGKRYDTETFYTFTSFTTPATIYRYDLTTGESKLFRQPQVDFDPEAYQTQQVFYPSKDGTKIPMFITHKKGIKLDGNNPTYLYAYGGFNISLTPSFSISNVVWLEMGGIYAVPNLRGGGEYGEDWHQAGMKDKKQNVFDDFIAAAEWLIEQKYTRTEKLAIAGGSNGGLLVGACMTQRPDLFAAAIPAVGVLDMLRFHKFTIGWAWCSEYGTPDDEADFKTLYAYSPLHNLKQGTAYPATLITTADHDDRVVPAHSFKFAAALQAAHQGDHPVLIRIETKAGHGAGKPTSKVIEEAADKWGFLMANLGMEYLQ, from the coding sequence GTGACATTATCTCGTGATTTGATTTACCCCAGCACTAATCAAGTAGCACAAAGCGATAATTATCATGGGGTAGAGGTAAAAGATCCTTATCGTTGGCTAGAAGATCCTGATTCGGATGTTACTAAAGCTTGGGTACAGGCGCAAAATGAGTTGACTAATAGCTATCTAGCCACCATTCCCACCAGAGATAAACTACAGCAGCGTTTAACTCAGCTATGGGACTATGAGAAATATAGTAGCCCGTTTAAACGAGGTCAGAGTTATTTCTACTTTAAAAATGATGGCTTACAAAATCAAAGTGTTTTGTACACGCTCAAATCTCTAGATGATGAAGGAGAAATATTATTAGACCCCAATAGCTTATCGGCCGATGGTACGGTAGCTTTATCAGGGTTATCCATTAGCGATGATGGTCAATGGATGGCTTATGGTTTATCCACGGCTGGATCTGACTGGGTAGAATATCGGGTTAAAAATATCGCCACGAGGCAAGATACCGCCGATCATCTTCAGTGGATTAAATTTTCTGGGGCATCTTGGACTAAAGATAATCAAGGCTTTTTCTACAGTCGTTATGATCAGCCTAACGCCGAAACTAAACTAGAAGATGTTAATTACTACCAAAAACTTTATTATCATCGTTTAGGTACACCACAGGCAGAAGATATTCTCATTTATCATCGTCCCGATCAAAAAGAATGGGGTTTCAGTGGAAGCGTTACAGAGGATGGCAAGTATTTAATTATCAGCGTGTGGCTGGGTACAGATAGTAAGAATTTAGTCTTTTATAAAAACCTCGAACAGCCTGATAGTGAAGTTGTCGAGCTAATTAGTGAGTTTGTCGCCAGCTATAGTGTCATTGACAATGATGGAGATACTTTTTGGCTGCGGACAGATTTAAATGCTCCTCGTGGCAGGGTAATTGCGATTGATTTAGACAATCCAGACCAAGCAAATTGGCAAGAAATTATTCCTGAAGCCCCCGAAACTCTTGAGGGTATTGGATTATTAAATAATCAGTTTGTCGCCGACTATCTTAAAGATGCGCGATCGCAAATTAAAATTTATGCTCTAGATGGGACTTTTGTGCGCGAGGTGGAATTACCTGGGATTGGCTCAGCAGGTGGTTTTGGTGGTAAGCGTTACGATACAGAAACTTTTTATACCTTTACCAGTTTTACAACTCCTGCCACAATCTATCGCTACGATCTGACTACAGGGGAAAGCAAACTTTTCCGTCAACCCCAAGTAGATTTCGATCCAGAAGCCTATCAAACCCAACAGGTATTTTATCCGAGTAAAGATGGTACGAAAATACCCATGTTTATTACTCACAAAAAGGGAATTAAACTGGACGGCAACAATCCTACATATCTTTATGCCTACGGCGGTTTTAATATTTCCTTAACTCCCAGCTTCTCGATCAGTAATGTCGTGTGGCTAGAAATGGGTGGAATTTATGCTGTGCCTAATCTGCGGGGTGGGGGTGAATACGGCGAAGACTGGCATCAAGCAGGGATGAAAGACAAAAAACAGAACGTCTTTGATGATTTTATCGCAGCAGCCGAATGGTTAATTGAGCAAAAATATACGAGAACCGAAAAATTGGCGATCGCTGGAGGCAGTAACGGTGGTCTATTAGTTGGTGCATGTATGACTCAACGCCCCGATCTTTTTGCAGCAGCAATTCCCGCCGTGGGTGTATTAGATATGCTGCGCTTCCATAAGTTTACGATTGGTTGGGCATGGTGTTCGGAATACGGTACTCCTGACGATGAGGCTGATTTTAAAACGCTTTATGCCTATTCTCCGCTACATAATCTTAAACAAGGTACAGCTTATCCTGCCACCCTGATTACCACTGCTGACCACGACGATCGCGTTGTACCAGCCCACAGTTTTAAGTTTGCTGCTGCCTTACAAGCTGCCCATCAAGGAGATCATCCCGTTTTAATTCGGATCGAAACCAAAGCAGGACATGGTGCAGGAAAACCCACTAGCAAAGTCATTGAAGAAGCTGCGGATAAGTGGGGATTTCTCATGGCAAATTTAGGCATGGAATATTTACAGTAG
- a CDS encoding riboflavin synthase — MFTGLVQSLGLIESSGQNSFEISIVGHNHDVITSDLTIGDSVAVDGVCLTVETILDQGFIATASPETLAKTTLGDRDRAAKYVNLETSLRMGSKIGGHFVTGHIDGVGCLVEAVATATSWEIRFGLPTGMDEQWHSKIGRYLVSKGSIAVNGISLTIAECAPDGSWFSAAVIPHTYAETNLSNLRSGNLVNLESDILGKYVDRLISHRLPDKHQPAEISLSFLTENGYV; from the coding sequence ATGTTTACAGGTTTAGTACAATCTCTGGGCTTAATTGAGAGTTCTGGACAGAATTCTTTTGAAATATCGATAGTCGGTCACAATCACGACGTAATTACCTCAGATTTGACAATTGGCGATAGTGTGGCGGTAGATGGAGTCTGCCTAACGGTAGAAACTATTTTAGACCAGGGTTTTATTGCTACTGCTTCCCCCGAAACCTTAGCCAAAACCACTTTAGGCGATCGCGATCGCGCAGCTAAATATGTCAATCTGGAAACTTCTCTGCGAATGGGCAGTAAAATCGGCGGTCATTTTGTCACGGGACACATTGACGGGGTTGGTTGCTTAGTCGAAGCAGTGGCGACTGCTACTTCCTGGGAGATCCGTTTTGGGTTACCCACAGGAATGGATGAGCAATGGCACTCCAAGATCGGTCGTTATTTGGTATCTAAAGGTAGTATTGCTGTTAATGGTATTAGCTTGACTATTGCTGAATGCGCCCCTGATGGCAGTTGGTTTTCAGCTGCGGTGATTCCTCATACTTATGCCGAAACTAATCTTAGTAATTTGCGATCGGGAAATTTAGTCAATCTAGAAAGCGATATTTTAGGTAAATACGTCGATCGCTTGATTTCCCATCGTCTACCAGACAAACACCAACCAGCAGAAATCAGCTTGTCTTTTTTGACCGAGAATGGATATGTTTAG
- a CDS encoding aldo/keto reductase: MRQRRFGKTKLNLSVFSLGTMRCLDDRQTYCQTIESAIALGINHLETARGYGQSETFLGQALQDLAIPRQEIYLTTKLTPTPDRLQMSQWLDESLVRLQTDYLDCLAIHGINTWEHLEWIIKPDGCLSAIKTAMAQGKVRHLGFSTHGSLELILATIKTDIFEFINLHYYYFWQRNHQAIALAAEKDMGIFIISPGDKGGKLYTPPEKLVELCAPVTPLELNYRFLLSDRRITTLSLGAANPAELITPLQVADADHPLTIEEQKIFTQLEQQLTTSLGSDLCRQCDRCLPCPEQINIPEILRLRNLTVAYEMSDYGQYRYGMLENAGHWFPGMKGNRCTDCGDCLPRCPEQLAIPTLLRDTHQLLKGKERRRLWSD; the protein is encoded by the coding sequence ATGCGTCAAAGGCGGTTTGGTAAAACGAAGCTCAACTTATCAGTGTTTTCGCTGGGAACAATGCGTTGTTTGGATGACCGTCAGACTTACTGTCAAACTATCGAGTCGGCGATCGCTTTAGGGATTAATCATCTAGAAACTGCCAGAGGCTATGGGCAGAGTGAAACCTTTTTGGGACAAGCATTACAAGACTTAGCGATTCCCCGTCAGGAAATTTACCTCACGACTAAGCTAACTCCTACCCCAGATCGACTACAAATGAGCCAATGGCTAGATGAATCTTTAGTTCGACTACAAACAGATTATCTTGATTGTCTAGCAATACACGGCATCAATACCTGGGAGCATCTAGAGTGGATCATTAAACCTGATGGTTGTCTCTCCGCAATTAAAACCGCCATGGCTCAAGGCAAAGTTAGACATTTGGGATTTTCCACTCACGGCAGCCTAGAACTAATTTTGGCAACAATTAAGACCGATATTTTTGAATTTATTAACTTACACTATTACTACTTTTGGCAGCGTAACCATCAGGCGATCGCTCTGGCAGCCGAAAAAGACATGGGTATATTTATTATTTCTCCTGGAGATAAGGGCGGAAAACTATATACACCACCTGAAAAGCTAGTTGAATTATGCGCTCCTGTGACGCCTTTAGAGTTAAACTATCGCTTTCTCTTGAGCGATCGCCGTATTACTACCCTCAGCCTCGGCGCAGCTAATCCCGCTGAATTAATAACTCCCCTACAGGTTGCTGATGCCGATCATCCCTTAACTATTGAAGAACAAAAAATATTTACCCAGCTCGAACAACAGTTAACCACTAGCCTGGGTTCAGATCTTTGTCGTCAATGCGATCGCTGTCTTCCTTGTCCCGAACAAATTAACATCCCCGAAATTCTCAGACTACGCAATTTGACTGTTGCATACGAAATGTCAGATTATGGTCAGTATCGCTATGGCATGTTAGAAAATGCAGGACATTGGTTTCCTGGGATGAAAGGTAATCGTTGTACTGACTGTGGTGACTGTCTACCTCGTTGTCCCGAACAGTTGGCTATTCCCACCCTCTTAAGGGATACACATCAGCTGTTGAAAGGAAAAGAGCGTCGGCGTTTATGGTCTGATTAG
- a CDS encoding DUF433 domain-containing protein, translated as MTNQLLERITHHQDICHGKPCIRGLRYPVEFILELLSSGMTTEEILADYDDLEAEDIQAVLLFAARLSQVKSIHKIASW; from the coding sequence ATGACCAATCAGCTTTTAGAAAGAATTACCCATCATCAAGATATATGTCACGGCAAACCTTGTATTAGAGGACTAAGATATCCTGTTGAATTTATTTTAGAGCTTCTCAGTTCGGGAATGACAACAGAGGAAATTTTGGCAGATTATGATGATTTGGAAGCGGAAGATATTCAAGCGGTTTTGCTGTTTGCTGCACGATTGAGTCAAGTCAAAAGTATTCATAAAATTGCTTCATGGTAG